One region of Mycolicibacterium rhodesiae NBB3 genomic DNA includes:
- a CDS encoding SMP-30/gluconolactonase/LRE family protein encodes MTASATAPSRYIATNPTVADGWRLERLTTPSRLFGANGLRTGPDGRVYVAQVTGSQISALDLAGGGVEAISPKGSEIIAPDDVAFDTGGNLYATEVMDGRVSVRDAGGATRVLRDDLPCANGITVHQDRLFINECRDGGRLMELDRATGASRILLENLPSPNAMEVGPDGMLYYPLMTANEIWRIDPEGGEPQRVTGDLGVPDAVKFDPQGYLVSTQVASGQVLRIDPRSGDKTLLAQLNPGLDNLTFVGDRLFVSNFTGEITEILAGGETRTALAGGLNWPLDLAIGDDGRLYVADGTYFYSVGDDGALETVGMLFTAGYPGFLRGLAPAGGGAFVVATSGGQIGRYRPDDGETDYLADGFDQLYGVAIGPGESIVFAELGTGSVHALRSGNVELLASGLQDPIGVTIGSDGVPLIAESGAGRVVRLAGSAETIVDGLQRPQGIHVADGQLYIVDAGSKEVIAVDLASGERRSIAGGLPVGSPPGVDPKPLKGMPPFSGPQGPFAGITAGHDGTLYVSADGDGSVLALRRT; translated from the coding sequence ATGACTGCATCCGCGACCGCACCCTCCCGGTACATCGCGACCAATCCGACGGTCGCCGACGGATGGCGGCTCGAGCGGCTCACGACACCCAGCCGGTTGTTCGGCGCGAACGGGTTGCGGACCGGTCCCGATGGGCGCGTCTACGTCGCGCAGGTGACCGGCAGCCAGATCAGCGCCCTCGATCTGGCCGGCGGCGGGGTCGAGGCGATCAGTCCCAAGGGAAGCGAGATCATCGCGCCCGACGATGTCGCATTCGACACCGGAGGCAACCTGTATGCCACCGAGGTGATGGACGGGCGGGTGAGCGTACGTGATGCCGGCGGTGCCACCCGGGTGTTGCGCGACGATCTTCCATGCGCCAACGGCATCACAGTCCATCAGGACAGGTTGTTCATCAACGAGTGCCGCGACGGCGGCCGGTTGATGGAACTCGACCGGGCCACCGGCGCGTCACGAATTCTGTTGGAGAATCTGCCGTCGCCCAACGCGATGGAGGTCGGGCCGGACGGGATGCTGTATTACCCGTTGATGACAGCCAACGAGATCTGGCGCATTGACCCCGAAGGCGGTGAGCCGCAACGGGTGACCGGCGATCTGGGCGTGCCGGATGCGGTCAAGTTCGATCCGCAGGGCTACCTGGTGTCCACTCAGGTCGCCAGTGGTCAGGTGTTGCGTATCGATCCCCGTAGCGGCGACAAGACACTGCTTGCGCAGCTCAATCCGGGGCTTGACAACCTGACCTTCGTCGGCGACCGGCTATTCGTCTCCAACTTCACCGGAGAGATCACGGAGATCTTGGCCGGCGGCGAAACCCGCACCGCACTGGCGGGCGGATTGAACTGGCCGCTGGATCTGGCCATCGGTGACGACGGGCGGCTCTACGTCGCCGATGGCACCTACTTCTATTCCGTCGGCGATGACGGTGCCCTGGAAACCGTGGGAATGCTGTTCACGGCCGGCTATCCCGGCTTTCTTCGCGGGCTGGCCCCTGCCGGCGGCGGCGCATTCGTCGTCGCGACATCGGGTGGCCAGATCGGTCGGTACCGGCCTGACGATGGTGAAACCGACTATCTTGCAGACGGATTCGATCAGCTCTACGGCGTCGCGATCGGGCCGGGCGAGAGCATCGTGTTCGCCGAACTCGGCACCGGCAGTGTGCACGCACTGCGTTCGGGCAATGTCGAATTGCTCGCGTCGGGACTGCAAGACCCGATCGGTGTGACGATCGGATCCGACGGCGTTCCGCTGATCGCGGAGTCGGGCGCCGGCCGTGTTGTCCGTTTGGCGGGTTCGGCCGAGACAATTGTCGACGGACTTCAACGACCGCAGGGCATCCACGTCGCCGATGGTCAGCTTTACATCGTCGACGCAGGCAGCAAGGAGGTCATCGCTGTCGACCTGGCCAGCGGGGAACGGCGGAGCATCGCAGGCGGCCTTCCGGTCGGATCACCGCCGGGCGTTGATCCCAAGCCGCTCAAGGGAATGCCGCCGTTCTCCGGCCCTCAGGGTCCGTTCGCAGGCATCACCGCGGGGCACGACGGCACCCTGTACGTGTCGGCCGACGGCGACGGCAGCGTACTGGCGTTGCGACGCACATGA
- a CDS encoding SDR family NAD(P)-dependent oxidoreductase: protein MSDLLGLDGRIVVVSGAGGGGIGTTVTRMAAQAGATVVAVSRSEANLDEHVAPLAEQGLSVVPVSADASTDDGIATVMDKVRRTDGALYGLVNIAGGAAPSTWMPATRVTREDWRALFAANLETAFFMSQAVAAEIRAQQNAGSIVSISSISGMNTAPFHIAYGTAKAAIVAMTRTMAAELALDNIRVNAVAPGVTATAASRTYVDDDPDRDRTAIAMGRRGTPEEQAGAILFLLSDMASYITGQTLLVDGGLNLKWTHLGADNTSLFLADDSFREAIRRT from the coding sequence ATGAGCGACCTTCTGGGGCTGGACGGTCGCATCGTCGTGGTGTCGGGTGCGGGCGGTGGCGGCATCGGCACGACGGTCACTCGGATGGCGGCGCAGGCGGGAGCCACTGTGGTCGCGGTGAGTCGATCCGAGGCGAACCTGGACGAACACGTCGCACCGTTGGCCGAGCAGGGCCTGTCGGTGGTGCCGGTCTCCGCCGACGCCTCCACCGACGACGGCATCGCCACGGTGATGGACAAGGTTCGGCGCACCGACGGCGCGTTGTACGGGTTGGTGAACATTGCCGGCGGGGCGGCGCCGTCGACATGGATGCCCGCGACACGGGTGACGCGCGAGGACTGGCGGGCGCTGTTCGCCGCGAACCTGGAAACCGCATTCTTCATGAGCCAGGCGGTGGCCGCCGAGATACGTGCACAGCAGAATGCGGGCTCGATCGTCTCGATCTCGTCGATCAGCGGGATGAACACCGCACCGTTCCACATCGCCTACGGCACCGCGAAGGCGGCGATCGTCGCGATGACCCGGACGATGGCCGCTGAACTCGCGCTGGACAACATTCGTGTCAACGCGGTCGCACCCGGTGTCACCGCGACGGCCGCGTCACGCACCTACGTCGACGACGATCCCGACCGCGACCGCACCGCCATCGCGATGGGGCGTCGCGGCACACCGGAGGAACAGGCCGGCGCGATCCTGTTCCTGCTGTCGGACATGGCGAGCTACATCACCGGCCAGACACTGCTCGTCGACGGCGGCCTCAATCTCAAATGGACGCATCTCGGCGCCGACAACACCTCGCTCTTCCTCGCCGACGACTCCTTCCGCGAAGCCATCAGGAGGACCTAG
- a CDS encoding aromatic ring-hydroxylating oxygenase subunit alpha, translating into MTHTESDLDAAIEVEADPDDSTGEIAEDLSSPMTIGVDAYISEEYARAERDRLWRRVWQQVGRVEEIPEVGSYLTYDILDDSIIVVRTGAGSGPGTFAAHHNVCMHRGRKLVDNPEGAKNAVGRARKSFVCGFHGWTYGLDGACTHIREQDDWKGALTADNTHLVPVQVDTWGGWLFINMDPDCEPLADYLFPAAKILDPFGLENMRYKWRKWLYFDCNWKVAMEAFNETYHVFTTHPEFNKFGEFKGWAKAQGKHSNIGYDAPKGMDETKSKIRLGTGDPRISTAEMQVYTMEETNATTTNTLVNAAKRLVDELPEGTPADEVLQHWLASARRDDEARGVIWPTIPPDILGQSGTAWQIFPNFQVGQGLTSALCYAARPDPSYNPDKCIFEVAVFELYPKGEEPQTEWQYTPKDSPNWLSVLPQDFSNMAAVQQGMKSAGFPGTKPNPYRERSTVNLHYQLSRYMGTGEPQELDQ; encoded by the coding sequence GTGACCCATACCGAATCCGATCTCGACGCCGCGATCGAAGTCGAAGCCGATCCGGACGACTCGACGGGCGAGATCGCCGAAGATCTGTCGTCGCCGATGACAATCGGTGTCGACGCCTACATCTCCGAGGAGTACGCCCGCGCGGAGCGAGACCGGTTGTGGCGCAGGGTATGGCAGCAGGTCGGCCGCGTCGAGGAGATCCCTGAGGTCGGTAGCTACCTGACCTACGACATCCTCGACGACTCGATCATCGTCGTAAGAACGGGCGCCGGATCCGGGCCCGGCACCTTTGCAGCACACCACAACGTGTGCATGCACCGCGGCCGGAAACTGGTGGACAATCCCGAAGGGGCGAAGAACGCCGTCGGCCGTGCGCGGAAGTCCTTCGTATGCGGATTCCACGGCTGGACATACGGTTTGGACGGCGCCTGCACTCACATCCGCGAACAGGACGATTGGAAGGGTGCGCTGACCGCGGACAACACCCACCTCGTCCCCGTCCAGGTCGACACCTGGGGTGGCTGGCTCTTCATCAACATGGATCCCGACTGCGAGCCGCTGGCCGACTATCTCTTCCCCGCCGCGAAGATCCTCGATCCGTTCGGTCTGGAGAACATGCGCTACAAGTGGCGCAAATGGCTGTACTTCGACTGCAACTGGAAGGTCGCGATGGAGGCCTTCAATGAGACCTATCACGTGTTCACCACGCATCCGGAGTTCAACAAGTTCGGCGAATTCAAGGGCTGGGCCAAGGCGCAGGGCAAGCACAGCAACATCGGCTATGACGCCCCGAAGGGGATGGACGAGACCAAGTCGAAGATTCGCCTCGGCACGGGTGATCCGCGCATCTCGACCGCGGAGATGCAGGTGTACACCATGGAGGAGACCAACGCGACCACCACCAACACGCTCGTGAACGCCGCCAAGCGCCTGGTCGACGAATTGCCCGAGGGCACACCCGCCGACGAGGTGCTGCAGCACTGGCTGGCCTCGGCGCGCCGAGACGACGAGGCGCGCGGGGTGATCTGGCCGACGATCCCGCCCGACATCCTCGGGCAGAGCGGCACCGCCTGGCAGATCTTCCCGAACTTTCAGGTCGGCCAAGGTCTGACGAGCGCACTCTGTTATGCCGCGCGTCCTGACCCGAGCTACAACCCCGACAAGTGCATCTTCGAGGTCGCGGTGTTCGAGCTCTATCCCAAAGGTGAAGAGCCGCAGACGGAATGGCAATACACGCCGAAAGACTCGCCGAACTGGTTGTCGGTGCTGCCGCAGGACTTCTCGAACATGGCCGCTGTGCAGCAGGGGATGAAGTCGGCAGGCTTCCCGGGTACCAAGCCCAACCCGTACCGCGAGCGCAGCACCGTGAACCTCCACTACCAACTGTCCAGGTACATGGGCACCGGCGAACCACAGGAGCTTGATCAGTGA
- a CDS encoding GntR family transcriptional regulator, protein MTVTPADHRYLQVARTLRKEIVDGVYPVGSQLPTEQQLCERFEVSRYTVREALRRLRDDNLVASRPRAGTLVVPRPEASSYAQDVMSINDLLAFASGAQLTIESNAMVVVDELLAERTGLSVGSEWLAVRGYRADGTAAPVCTTEYYINRAFAAVGRLLQRHSGPIFPLIEDLFGVSIVEVRQEISAIAVSRELADALHVDVGTAALEMQRTYMTSDGEVAQVTVNTHPSSRYRHSMTMRRVKGQAGR, encoded by the coding sequence ATGACCGTCACCCCGGCCGACCACCGGTACCTCCAGGTGGCGCGCACCCTCCGCAAGGAGATCGTCGACGGGGTGTACCCCGTCGGCTCCCAGCTTCCGACGGAACAGCAATTGTGCGAGCGTTTCGAGGTCAGCCGCTACACCGTGCGCGAGGCGCTGCGAAGGCTTCGTGACGACAACCTCGTCGCTTCCCGACCGCGCGCAGGAACGCTGGTCGTCCCGCGGCCCGAGGCGAGCAGCTATGCCCAGGACGTGATGTCGATCAACGACCTGCTCGCGTTCGCTTCCGGCGCGCAGCTCACGATCGAGAGCAACGCGATGGTGGTCGTCGACGAACTGCTCGCCGAACGAACAGGCTTGAGTGTGGGCAGCGAATGGCTCGCCGTGCGGGGCTATCGTGCGGACGGCACCGCCGCGCCGGTCTGCACGACGGAGTACTACATCAACCGCGCATTCGCGGCGGTCGGCCGTCTGCTGCAACGACATTCGGGACCCATCTTCCCGCTTATCGAAGACCTGTTCGGCGTCAGCATCGTAGAGGTGCGCCAGGAGATCTCGGCGATCGCAGTGTCGCGTGAACTGGCCGATGCACTCCATGTCGACGTGGGCACCGCCGCCCTCGAGATGCAGCGCACGTACATGACGTCGGACGGCGAGGTCGCGCAGGTCACGGTCAACACCCACCCGTCGTCGCGGTACCGCCATTCGATGACCATGCGCCGCGTCAAGGGGCAGGCCGGGCGGTGA